In a single window of the Microcoleus sp. FACHB-831 genome:
- a CDS encoding PAS domain S-box protein: MEQTRSQIQIPRPVEFELPEAERSEQSLVQGVALATNQLLTSGDYATGINLALATLGRVSGVDRVYILEIHPHPQTGETSVSQRFEWAHSSVSTEINNPNLQNLTRDAFDISRWEDALTHGKTSSGLTRELSDIERKLLEPQGILSILIVPIPVSGKLWGFVGFDDCHSERRWSKDEEAVLTTMAANIGGIIALRQTEAALKKAKDELEIRVEERTSELRQANEQLCQEIDKAKHTEQALLEEKVKYRELVQSANSIILRLDKRGKITFFNEFAESFFGYKEAEILGQNAVGTIVPQKDTSGRDLYATIQDIIHHPEQYKRNENENICRNGQSVWVAWTNKAILDENGELSEILCIGNDITERVKVEARYRAIVEDQTELISRFLPDGTITFVNEAHCRYFGKQRQELIGKSFFALLCAEDREKVARSLAILNLENPVQTIEHQVVIQGEIRWQQWTNRAIFDDSGNFVEFQSVGRDITHLKQVEAALQQANEALELRVEERTAALREANAQLKIEIAERDRAQKALQESEERLRTVVANAPITLWALDAAGIFTFSEGELLEALRLKPGEVVGSSVFKVFSDSPQILENSRRALNGEEFTSRVEINGSAFESWYRPLKNHNPEVTGVIGAAFDITEQLQAEEALRESEEKFFKAFHSSPDTITISTLEDGRYIEVNDNFVRASGYERHEAIGRTAFDLNIWVNVEERNKLKHLLQKQGFVRNLEFEFRSKSGDVLVGSLSAEIIELNGVKCLLAINHDITERKAREVALRESEEKFRCAFRSSPDPMTITTLEESRYIDVNDSFVWSTGYQREEAIGNTSVNLGIWVNLEDRIRFRNLLDREGVVRNQEYQFYHKSGEVRVALLSAEVIKFDGSKCVLAVSHDITSRKLFEEQLLAAAQRDRFLAEIAERIRRSLNLDEVLNTTVKEIREFLQCDRVYISKINTHSCGEVLAESVNSFWPSILGWKVEDGSHLSIVKTLFEEDRVRVVDDTSEVEVPPTVAEHYRQHQIKATLAVPIMLGEDLFGVLVANQCSSPRQWKQMEIELLEQLATQVAIAIHQAQLYEQEQALTATLDRTVKERTAQLEQAVAELQELNQVKDIFLHAVTHDLRTPVMGWLMVLKNLLNSEVGTRQDLSPSVIANPPSSIPVDRRILERMVQSSDRQLSMINSLLDVHAAEIKGVVLQQEPLQLSQLVNGIVEDFEPLLAKNQATLTNLVPENLPLINADPLQLRRVFENLLSNALNHNPPGLHLILTAKVQEKMMYCTIEDNGVGMSQEASDRLFELYVRGSHARRSTGIGLGLYLCRQITEAHGGKIGVISSIGAGATFWFTLPLA; this comes from the coding sequence GTGGAGCAAACTAGAAGCCAAATTCAAATTCCGCGCCCTGTAGAATTTGAGTTGCCTGAAGCAGAACGGTCTGAACAAAGCCTCGTGCAAGGTGTCGCCCTTGCAACTAACCAACTGCTGACGAGCGGTGATTATGCCACAGGAATCAATCTCGCCTTAGCAACGCTAGGGCGAGTAAGTGGTGTGGATCGAGTATATATTTTGGAGATTCATCCTCATCCGCAAACAGGGGAAACTTCAGTAAGCCAGCGGTTTGAATGGGCACATTCTAGTGTCAGCACTGAAATAAATAATCCTAACTTGCAGAACCTTACAAGAGATGCTTTTGACATCAGCAGATGGGAAGACGCTCTTACTCACGGAAAAACCAGCAGTGGTTTAACGCGAGAGCTATCAGATATTGAAAGGAAACTATTAGAACCACAGGGTATTTTATCGATATTAATTGTTCCCATTCCCGTTAGCGGAAAACTTTGGGGTTTTGTCGGGTTTGATGATTGCCATTCTGAGCGCCGATGGTCCAAAGATGAAGAAGCCGTTTTAACTACGATGGCAGCTAATATTGGCGGCATTATTGCTCTTAGACAGACAGAAGCAGCGCTGAAGAAAGCTAAAGACGAGCTAGAAATCCGAGTTGAGGAACGCACATCTGAGTTAAGGCAAGCTAACGAGCAATTATGCCAAGAAATTGATAAAGCCAAGCACACAGAGCAAGCATTACTAGAGGAAAAAGTTAAGTATCGGGAACTCGTCCAAAGCGCAAATAGCATTATTTTGCGATTGGATAAGAGGGGCAAAATTACATTTTTCAACGAATTCGCAGAAAGTTTTTTCGGTTACAAGGAAGCGGAGATATTAGGGCAAAATGCTGTGGGAACAATTGTTCCACAGAAAGATACTTCCGGGCGGGATTTATACGCCACGATACAAGATATTATTCATCACCCAGAGCAGTACAAGCGAAATGAAAATGAAAATATTTGTCGCAACGGGCAAAGTGTTTGGGTGGCGTGGACTAACAAAGCAATTCTGGATGAAAATGGCGAACTTAGCGAAATTCTTTGTATTGGCAACGACATTACAGAGCGAGTTAAGGTAGAAGCACGCTATCGAGCGATCGTTGAAGATCAGACAGAACTTATCAGCCGTTTTTTGCCAGATGGCACTATTACTTTCGTCAACGAAGCTCACTGTCGCTATTTTGGCAAACAACGTCAAGAGCTAATCGGGAAAAGCTTTTTCGCGCTTCTTTGTGCAGAAGATCGAGAAAAAGTGGCGCGATCGCTCGCCATTCTCAACTTAGAAAATCCCGTACAAACGATTGAGCATCAGGTAGTAATCCAAGGAGAAATTCGCTGGCAGCAATGGACTAATCGCGCTATATTTGACGACTCTGGCAACTTTGTTGAATTCCAGTCGGTTGGGAGAGATATTACTCATCTCAAACAGGTGGAAGCTGCACTGCAACAAGCCAACGAAGCATTAGAACTGAGAGTTGAAGAGAGGACAGCGGCGCTAAGGGAGGCTAACGCTCAACTTAAAATTGAGATTGCCGAACGCGATCGCGCTCAGAAAGCTCTTCAAGAAAGCGAAGAACGTCTTCGCACTGTTGTTGCCAATGCACCCATTACCCTATGGGCATTAGACGCCGCAGGGATTTTCACCTTTTCAGAAGGCGAACTACTAGAGGCGCTGCGACTAAAGCCTGGTGAAGTTGTTGGTTCGTCCGTGTTTAAGGTGTTTTCTGACAGTCCGCAAATATTAGAAAACAGTCGCCGCGCTCTGAATGGTGAAGAATTCACTTCTAGAGTAGAAATAAACGGTTCAGCATTTGAATCTTGGTATCGCCCGCTTAAAAACCATAACCCGGAAGTAACTGGCGTAATTGGTGCAGCTTTTGATATTACCGAACAGTTGCAAGCCGAGGAAGCGCTACGCGAGTCTGAAGAGAAGTTCTTTAAAGCATTCCATTCTAGCCCAGATACTATTACCATCAGCACGTTAGAAGACGGTCGATATATTGAAGTAAACGATAATTTTGTTCGCGCCAGCGGTTACGAACGTCATGAGGCGATAGGAAGAACCGCCTTTGACCTAAATATCTGGGTGAATGTGGAAGAGCGTAACAAACTAAAACATCTGTTGCAAAAGCAGGGGTTTGTCCGCAACCTTGAATTTGAGTTTCGCAGTAAGTCGGGCGACGTGTTGGTAGGGTCGCTTTCAGCAGAAATAATCGAGTTGAATGGTGTTAAGTGTTTGTTGGCTATCAACCACGATATTACTGAGCGAAAAGCTAGGGAAGTAGCGCTGCGCGAGTCTGAAGAAAAATTCAGATGTGCTTTTCGTTCTAGCCCCGATCCTATGACTATTACTACATTAGAAGAAAGCCGTTATATTGACGTAAATGATAGTTTTGTATGGAGTACCGGATACCAGCGCGAAGAAGCGATCGGGAATACAAGTGTGAATTTAGGTATCTGGGTTAATTTAGAAGATCGCATTAGATTCAGAAATCTTTTGGATCGTGAGGGAGTAGTTCGCAATCAGGAATATCAGTTTTATCACAAGTCAGGTGAAGTGCGCGTAGCGTTGCTGTCAGCAGAAGTTATCAAATTTGATGGTAGTAAGTGCGTGCTAGCGGTAAGTCACGATATAACTAGCCGTAAGCTTTTCGAGGAGCAATTGCTAGCTGCTGCCCAACGCGATCGCTTTTTGGCAGAAATTGCAGAGCGTATTCGCCGCAGTCTTAATTTGGATGAAGTTCTCAACACTACTGTTAAGGAAATTAGAGAATTTCTGCAATGCGATCGCGTCTACATCAGTAAAATTAATACTCACTCTTGTGGTGAAGTGCTTGCCGAATCTGTTAATTCTTTTTGGCCATCTATACTAGGATGGAAAGTTGAAGATGGCAGCCATCTTTCCATAGTTAAAACTTTATTTGAAGAGGATCGCGTCCGAGTAGTTGACGACACAAGCGAGGTAGAAGTCCCTCCCACAGTTGCCGAACATTATAGACAACATCAAATCAAGGCTACTCTTGCTGTACCAATTATGCTAGGCGAGGATTTGTTTGGCGTCTTAGTGGCTAATCAATGCTCATCACCGCGCCAGTGGAAACAAATGGAAATTGAGTTATTAGAGCAATTGGCAACGCAGGTAGCGATCGCTATTCATCAAGCCCAACTATACGAACAAGAGCAAGCTCTTACTGCTACTTTGGATCGTACTGTAAAAGAGCGAACAGCTCAGTTAGAACAAGCAGTTGCCGAACTTCAGGAACTTAATCAGGTAAAAGATATCTTTTTACACGCAGTCACCCACGATTTGCGGACTCCTGTAATGGGTTGGTTAATGGTATTAAAGAATTTACTAAATAGCGAAGTAGGAACTCGGCAAGACTTATCTCCATCGGTAATTGCTAATCCCCCATCTTCCATCCCAGTAGATCGTCGCATTTTAGAGAGGATGGTTCAAAGTAGCGATCGCCAACTTAGCATGATTAACTCCCTGCTAGATGTTCATGCTGCTGAAATTAAGGGAGTAGTACTCCAGCAAGAACCATTGCAATTAAGCCAATTAGTGAATGGAATTGTTGAAGATTTCGAGCCATTGTTAGCTAAAAATCAAGCAACATTAACGAATCTCGTACCAGAAAATTTACCTCTCATAAATGCCGATCCTCTTCAGTTGCGGCGCGTGTTTGAAAACTTGCTTAGCAATGCTTTGAACCACAACCCCCCTGGACTTCATTTGATTCTCACAGCCAAAGTACAGGAAAAGATGATGTACTGCACCATTGAAGATAATGGGGTTGGTATGAGCCAAGAAGCGAGCGATCGCTTATTTGAACTTTATGTTCGTGGCTCTCATGCTAGACGTTCGACTGGCATCGGCTTAGGCTTATATCTTTGCCGCCAAATTACAGAGGCTCACGGTGGCAAAATTGGCGTCATAAGCAGCATCGGAGCCGGAGCAACTTTTTGGTTTACATTACCCCTTGCGTAG
- the purM gene encoding phosphoribosylformylglycinamidine cyclo-ligase, with amino-acid sequence MDYREAGVDVEAGRAFVHKIRSLVQSTHRPEVLGGLGGFSGWFQLPTGYNEPVLVSGTDGVGTKLKLAFDMNCHNTVGIDLVAMCVNDVLTCGAEPLFFLDYLASGKLNQEQLTQVVDGVARGCRESGCALLGGETAEMPGFYQVGEYDLAGFCVGIVEKSQILDGSQVNVGDVAIALASGGIHSNGFSLVRKIVSDRGFNLHDKVDFSEGKSLGEVLLTPTRLYVKPVLAARKAGITIHSMAHITGGGLPENLPRCLPPGKSIQINSQAWDIPPIFQWLAEQGSVSRDSMFNTFNMGIGFVLLVPPEQAEETITYFESQAIAAYAIGEVIPGEGDLVGLLD; translated from the coding sequence ATGGATTATCGAGAAGCAGGTGTAGATGTAGAGGCAGGTCGGGCTTTTGTACACAAAATCCGTAGTCTGGTGCAAAGCACGCATCGGCCAGAGGTATTGGGTGGACTTGGCGGCTTTAGCGGTTGGTTTCAGTTGCCCACAGGCTACAACGAACCTGTTTTAGTCTCAGGGACGGATGGTGTAGGCACGAAGCTAAAGCTGGCTTTTGATATGAATTGCCACAACACAGTAGGTATCGACTTGGTGGCGATGTGCGTAAACGATGTTTTAACGTGCGGAGCAGAACCCTTATTTTTCTTGGACTACCTAGCCAGCGGCAAGCTGAACCAAGAGCAGCTAACTCAGGTTGTTGATGGGGTGGCGCGGGGATGTCGCGAGTCGGGGTGTGCGCTGTTGGGTGGAGAAACAGCAGAAATGCCAGGTTTTTACCAAGTTGGGGAGTATGACTTGGCAGGTTTTTGCGTTGGAATTGTAGAAAAAAGCCAGATCTTAGATGGTTCCCAGGTAAACGTAGGGGACGTAGCGATCGCCTTAGCCAGCGGGGGTATTCATAGCAACGGCTTCAGCCTGGTAAGGAAAATTGTCAGCGATCGCGGCTTTAACTTACACGACAAGGTTGATTTTAGTGAGGGTAAAAGTTTAGGGGAAGTCTTGTTAACTCCGACTCGCCTCTATGTAAAACCCGTTCTAGCAGCACGCAAGGCTGGGATTACCATCCACAGTATGGCGCACATCACGGGTGGCGGGTTGCCAGAAAATCTGCCTCGGTGTCTTCCGCCAGGTAAATCTATCCAGATTAATTCCCAAGCGTGGGATATTCCACCAATTTTTCAATGGTTAGCCGAACAAGGTAGCGTTAGCCGCGATTCCATGTTCAACACCTTCAATATGGGCATTGGGTTTGTCCTACTCGTACCACCAGAGCAGGCAGAGGAAACCATTACCTATTTTGAATCACAAGCGATCGCTGCTTATGCTATCGGTGAGGTAATTCCCGGTGAGGGAGATTTAGTAGGTTTACTCGATTAA
- a CDS encoding septal ring lytic transglycosylase RlpA family protein, with the protein MNYRFWSSLIAALLTTAFGATSPSHAETAQAVNFSRVTPSAKSVLSKRGVGKIVVQQPEVFQVAQDRPQQATEDNQAIAKILAHSLDGQQAATLYVRNIPVLTFLSQSIDPSGRIKMGETGDGGRSVSRARRNAEKPWKGVLQPKEMEQLPGALDSNKPEEDPVRRGEAVAARINELSRKKVDAETINVSWKSGRTYAIAVAGEELVQIDAKTILADTTHNEARDALQATNRLRRLIGNALPLRAIARTPNARLVDKPVVSAVDRFILPTQPRFVERVRYQLRGLASWYGPGFDGNRSASGEIYRQNRMTAAHRSLPFGTKVRVTNLKNGRSVVVRINDRGPFIRGRVIDLSVAAAKALGFMKSGVAPVRIDVLGKQQVVSVDEN; encoded by the coding sequence ATGAATTATCGATTTTGGAGTAGCCTTATTGCTGCCTTGTTAACTACTGCCTTTGGTGCCACATCACCCAGTCATGCCGAAACTGCCCAAGCCGTTAACTTTTCAAGAGTAACGCCGTCGGCTAAATCGGTTCTTAGCAAGCGAGGCGTAGGCAAGATTGTTGTGCAACAGCCTGAAGTTTTTCAGGTGGCACAAGATCGGCCCCAACAAGCAACTGAGGACAACCAGGCAATTGCTAAAATCTTGGCTCATAGCTTAGATGGGCAGCAGGCGGCAACGCTGTATGTCCGCAACATTCCAGTTTTGACGTTTCTAAGCCAGAGTATCGACCCAAGTGGGCGTATCAAGATGGGAGAAACTGGAGATGGCGGGCGGAGCGTTTCAAGAGCGAGGCGTAATGCTGAAAAGCCTTGGAAAGGCGTCTTACAGCCAAAGGAGATGGAGCAGCTCCCTGGAGCGTTGGATAGTAATAAGCCTGAAGAAGATCCGGTACGCCGTGGAGAAGCAGTTGCGGCGCGGATCAACGAACTGAGTCGAAAAAAGGTCGATGCTGAGACAATAAACGTTAGTTGGAAGAGCGGGCGTACCTACGCGATCGCAGTAGCAGGCGAAGAGTTAGTACAGATAGACGCTAAAACAATTTTGGCAGATACCACCCATAACGAAGCTAGGGATGCGCTGCAAGCAACAAATAGACTCCGCCGCCTCATAGGAAACGCTCTACCGCTGAGAGCGATCGCGCGTACACCTAACGCCCGATTGGTAGATAAACCCGTAGTTAGTGCGGTAGATAGATTTATACTTCCTACACAACCAAGGTTCGTCGAAAGGGTTCGTTACCAACTTCGTGGTTTAGCATCTTGGTACGGGCCTGGATTTGATGGTAATCGCAGTGCCAGTGGTGAAATCTACCGCCAGAATCGTATGACCGCTGCCCACCGCAGTTTACCCTTTGGCACGAAAGTGAGGGTGACAAACCTCAAAAATGGTCGCTCTGTAGTTGTGCGAATTAACGATCGCGGCCCTTTTATAAGAGGCAGGGTTATCGATCTCTCAGTAGCCGCCGCCAAAGCTCTAGGATTTATGAAAAGTGGCGTCGCGCCTGTGCGGATCGATGTTTTAGGCAAGCAACAGGTAGTTTCTGTTGATGAAAACTAG
- a CDS encoding bifunctional pantoate--beta-alanine ligase/(d)CMP kinase, which yields MRLFKTTAGMRCYLGLYGHSKKIGFVPTMGALHVGHLSLIQGAKAQNDIVIVSIFVNPLQFGPAEDFDKYPRTFEQDLKLCEQSGVDAIFAPTAEELYGLGTWDKGVVNANPQLPITVSVVPPKSMTDVLCGRSRPGHFQGVATVVTKLLNIIQPTNAYFGQKDAQQVAIVRRLVADLNLPTEIMTCPTVRETSGLAYSSRNQYLNPQQKEQASVLYRGLQQAENAFRAQKRDRASLLEAVKTELALVADVQIEYVELVDPTTLMTLDKVDEAGLLAIAARVGSTRLIDNILLRNRQPIVAIDGPAGAGKSTVTRKLAQALGLLYLDTGAMYRALTWLVLQSRTSVDDEPAIAELASSAHIHLTTDKDTQNLTRVWINGQEVTHEIRSLEVTGKVSAISAQAAVRQQLVKQQQLLGKQGGIVAEGRDIGTHVFPDAEVKIFLTASVQERARRRREDLSRQGQPLVSLEQLEKDISDRDLSDSTRTIAPLRKAADAIEIQTDGLSIAEVTERIVNLYKQKLFLSQPD from the coding sequence GTGCGTCTGTTTAAAACAACAGCAGGGATGCGCTGCTACTTGGGTTTGTATGGGCACAGCAAGAAAATCGGCTTTGTGCCTACGATGGGAGCTTTGCACGTTGGGCATCTTAGTTTAATCCAAGGTGCAAAGGCGCAGAATGATATCGTCATTGTCAGTATTTTTGTCAATCCGCTACAGTTTGGCCCAGCAGAGGATTTTGATAAATACCCGCGCACGTTTGAACAAGATTTAAAACTGTGCGAACAGAGTGGGGTTGATGCAATTTTTGCTCCCACCGCTGAGGAATTATATGGACTGGGGACTTGGGATAAAGGGGTAGTAAATGCGAATCCCCAATTGCCCATAACTGTGAGCGTTGTTCCCCCAAAAAGCATGACAGATGTTTTGTGCGGGCGATCGCGTCCGGGGCATTTTCAAGGTGTGGCGACCGTTGTAACTAAGCTGCTTAACATTATTCAGCCTACAAATGCCTATTTTGGCCAAAAGGATGCTCAACAGGTGGCGATCGTGCGGCGTCTGGTGGCGGATCTGAATTTGCCCACTGAGATTATGACTTGTCCGACGGTACGCGAGACATCGGGACTGGCTTACAGTTCGCGCAACCAGTATCTCAACCCTCAACAGAAAGAGCAGGCGTCTGTTTTATATCGGGGATTGCAACAAGCTGAAAATGCATTTCGAGCGCAGAAACGCGATCGCGCTAGTCTACTTGAGGCGGTAAAGACAGAATTAGCCCTTGTGGCAGATGTACAAATCGAGTATGTTGAGCTGGTTGACCCAACTACATTAATGACTTTGGACAAAGTTGACGAAGCAGGGTTGCTAGCGATCGCCGCCCGAGTCGGCTCTACCCGCTTGATTGACAACATACTACTCAGAAACCGCCAGCCGATTGTGGCCATTGATGGCCCAGCCGGAGCGGGAAAATCTACTGTAACCCGTAAACTAGCACAAGCTTTGGGTTTGCTTTATTTGGATACGGGCGCCATGTATCGTGCGCTAACGTGGCTGGTTTTACAATCTCGAACGAGTGTAGATGATGAACCTGCGATCGCGGAGTTAGCAAGTTCTGCCCATATTCATCTAACTACTGATAAAGATACCCAAAATCTGACCCGCGTCTGGATTAACGGTCAAGAAGTTACCCACGAAATTCGCAGCCTAGAAGTCACTGGAAAGGTGAGTGCAATTTCCGCTCAGGCTGCTGTACGTCAGCAACTTGTAAAACAACAGCAGCTTTTAGGTAAGCAGGGGGGTATCGTCGCTGAAGGACGCGATATAGGAACCCACGTTTTCCCCGACGCCGAAGTTAAAATTTTCTTAACTGCTTCGGTACAAGAGCGAGCGCGTCGCCGAAGGGAAGACCTAAGCCGTCAAGGGCAGCCACTGGTGAGCCTAGAGCAGTTAGAGAAAGATATTAGCGATCGCGACCTTAGCGACAGCACCCGCACTATAGCGCCTCTGCGAAAAGCCGCCGACGCCATCGAGATTCAAACAGATGGTCTTAGTATTGCTGAAGTTACCGAGCGGATTGTCAACCTGTACAAACAGAAGCTGTTTTTGTCTCAACCCGATTAA
- a CDS encoding polysaccharide deacetylase family protein — protein sequence MGSYRSFFWQRRIPIALVAAACSFLIALMQPWNRLGEQATSQSPAEQIQIQNATGAPLEAKNPSALKNEALNKALSRLEKETRLSFYVPARFQAKTVKEAKLNKGEKVIALTFDDGPWPKWTEQILDILKKNNIKATFFWVGQVLQEYPHIAKKVVDDGHAIANHTWHHWYRRMDEATAASEIDRTADLIYKTTGARTSIFRPPGGMMNNGLVAYAQKKNYVIAMWSSDSIDYRPFSPDRLVHNMLKNAKPGGILLMHDGGGDRSRTVKALPRLISELRKQGYKFVTLTELLEMQDKEEKLVTAAKPAIATPATQEASPRGDGDSNSQAGN from the coding sequence GTGGGAAGCTATAGATCGTTTTTTTGGCAGCGAAGGATACCCATCGCTCTGGTTGCAGCCGCTTGTAGTTTTCTGATTGCTCTGATGCAGCCTTGGAATCGATTAGGAGAACAGGCGACAAGCCAGTCTCCAGCCGAACAGATTCAGATACAGAACGCAACGGGGGCACCTCTTGAGGCAAAAAACCCTAGTGCATTGAAAAATGAGGCGCTGAATAAGGCGCTGTCTAGATTAGAGAAAGAGACACGCCTGAGTTTCTATGTACCCGCACGGTTTCAAGCAAAAACTGTTAAAGAGGCGAAACTGAACAAGGGGGAAAAAGTCATTGCTCTGACTTTTGATGACGGGCCTTGGCCAAAATGGACTGAGCAGATACTAGACATCCTGAAGAAAAACAATATCAAGGCGACTTTCTTCTGGGTAGGGCAAGTTTTACAAGAATATCCTCATATTGCCAAGAAAGTGGTAGATGATGGTCACGCGATCGCCAACCATACTTGGCATCATTGGTATCGTCGCATGGACGAAGCTACTGCTGCGAGCGAGATCGACCGCACAGCAGACCTAATCTACAAGACTACGGGAGCAAGAACTTCTATATTTCGTCCTCCCGGGGGCATGATGAACAATGGATTAGTAGCTTATGCCCAAAAGAAGAATTACGTCATTGCTATGTGGTCCTCTGACTCCATAGACTATCGCCCTTTCTCTCCAGACAGGCTGGTTCATAATATGCTAAAAAATGCCAAACCAGGCGGTATTTTGCTGATGCACGACGGTGGAGGCGATCGCTCTCGCACTGTTAAGGCTTTGCCGAGATTAATTAGCGAACTCAGAAAGCAGGGCTACAAATTTGTCACGCTGACCGAACTCTTAGAAATGCAAGACAAAGAAGAAAAATTGGTAACAGCAGCGAAACCTGCGATCGCTACCCCCGCTACTCAAGAAGCTTCGCCAAGAGGTGATGGCGATTCCAACTCGCAGGCCGGAAATTAG
- a CDS encoding polysaccharide deacetylase family protein, whose protein sequence is MAKVNWFVWRRRIMLGVAAAVCSFIVSLILPWNRLDYQAISYPATQQVQTQKQGEDVASVASCIGSNSADAQTHCNNLNAKPNDAFRKLIQRLEQQAKEARLTFGVPKQFQGKTLEAVTLTSQEKVIALTFDDGPYPEYTPPILDILKKNNIKGTFFWIGQNLKAFPELGKQVVAEGHAIGNHTWHHWYKNMSAAVAAREIEDTTELIYKTTGVRTSLFRPPGGYLYNGVADYAKKKNYLVAMWSADSSDYSRPGVDKLVNNVMRNAKPGGMVLMHDGGGNRVNTVKALPIIINKLRQQGYKFVTVSELFELQEKEQLAATEAKKAASATGAIEKPLSDRQDASSVQ, encoded by the coding sequence GTGGCAAAGGTTAATTGGTTTGTTTGGCGGCGAAGGATAATGCTAGGTGTGGCAGCCGCCGTTTGTAGTTTTATCGTTAGTCTGATTTTGCCTTGGAACCGACTGGACTACCAGGCAATTTCCTACCCTGCTACCCAACAAGTCCAGACCCAGAAACAAGGTGAAGATGTTGCTTCTGTAGCCTCCTGCATTGGTAGCAATAGTGCAGATGCACAAACGCACTGTAATAACTTGAACGCAAAGCCGAATGATGCCTTTAGGAAGCTGATCCAGCGTTTGGAACAGCAAGCTAAAGAGGCGCGACTTACTTTTGGCGTACCAAAGCAGTTTCAGGGTAAGACTCTTGAGGCGGTAACACTAACCAGTCAGGAAAAAGTAATTGCCCTGACGTTTGATGACGGGCCTTACCCGGAATATACGCCGCCCATACTAGACATTTTGAAGAAAAACAACATTAAGGGGACTTTCTTCTGGATCGGACAAAACTTGAAGGCTTTTCCCGAACTGGGTAAGCAAGTTGTAGCTGAAGGTCACGCTATTGGCAATCACACTTGGCACCACTGGTATAAGAATATGAGTGCTGCCGTAGCGGCAAGGGAAATTGAGGACACGACCGAACTGATTTATAAAACTACAGGTGTCAGGACTTCTCTATTCCGGCCACCCGGAGGCTACCTGTACAACGGAGTGGCTGACTACGCCAAAAAGAAGAATTACCTAGTTGCTATGTGGTCGGCTGATTCTAGTGACTATAGCCGCCCTGGTGTTGATAAGCTGGTGAACAATGTGATGAGGAATGCCAAGCCTGGGGGTATGGTGCTGATGCACGACGGTGGGGGCAATCGAGTTAACACTGTTAAAGCTTTACCGATAATCATCAATAAGCTCCGACAACAGGGCTACAAGTTCGTGACGGTATCCGAATTGTTTGAACTGCAAGAGAAGGAACAGCTAGCAGCGACGGAAGCTAAGAAAGCTGCTAGCGCTACTGGTGCGATTGAAAAACCTTTGAGCGATCGACAAGACGCTAGTTCTGTGCAGTAA